Proteins co-encoded in one Pseudoliparis swirei isolate HS2019 ecotype Mariana Trench chromosome 7, NWPU_hadal_v1, whole genome shotgun sequence genomic window:
- the fancc gene encoding Fanconi anemia group C protein isoform X1 → MSQLQPPIQIPLAAGPLLDVQEMRFWLDKAVAWGQADRPGTRKDTALHLSRLRDFLQQLLTFINSVSSTAETMKRLPLLGQFLGRLCWNPYVTADAPGRRLLFQSLWGLYSECPGSAVETKANQWIRKVLCQLATEEDDAPAQALMKQIGVPPQEYHLEVLRKTVALLQENIGKRCSSLGDINQRCSCDSILATSEACVPLVTCPEAAPLIGALLQLPGTCVRAALSEHFLDAVSSAYSSQCLPLEEQAVVSLWSHHLSSLEEAVLSLLECALTTSGSNPQKQLEQSLLPKACAQHCSLFLVVNDIFRSLLKQAEGKESVKYFIQAFTGCFLRERALQQQTRVSLKAMFPQSPSSLLLPLLTRPSEVPQEARRRHLNWLSGSLQRLAEEEEEEEEGDGDNGTSLAGYHRVFEAWFLLVQCAHWVQVAVQLLVTSEPEARGPLWWLLLFYHHPTNRGHDRARQLVQGREAWEHLHALLLTSAVDRLQPLVTLLAPRGQRPSPSLILHLLVNWAVFLQQTPSAATEVIQAVLEQCSLVEEAQCVLSSLEFRLKEENCLSSDTKRVHLRIHALQNTLTRMHAASRPAED, encoded by the exons ATGTCTCAGCTGCAGCCACCGATCCAGATCCCACTCGCGGCAGGGCCCCTGCTGGACGTCCAGGAGATGCGGTTCTGGCTGGACAAAGCAGTGGCGTGGGGCCAGGCCGACCGCCCCGGCACTCGGAAAGACACCGCCCTGCACTTGAGCAGACTGAGGGATTTCCTCCAGCAACTCCTCACATTTATCAACAGCGTG AGCTCCACAGCAGAGACCATGAAGAGGCTGCCCCTCCTCGGACAGTTCCTTGGCCGACTCTGCTGGAACCCTTATGTCACCGCCGATG CTCCGGGCAGGAGGCTGTTGTTCCAGAGTCTGTGGGGACTGTACTCGGAGTGTCCAGGCAGTGCTGTGGAAACAAAGGCTAACCAGTGGATACGG AAGGTGCTGTGTCAGCTTGCTACGGAGGAAGACGATGCTCCGGCGCAGGCGTTGATGAAGCAAATTGGCGTTCCACCTCAAGAGTACCATCTCGAGGTTCTGAGAAAG ACGGTGGCACTGCTGCAGGAAAACATCGGGAAGAGATGCAGTTCTTTGGGCGACATTAATCAGAG GTGTTCATGCGACAGCATTCTGGCCACATCAGAAGCCTGCGTCCCCCTGGTCACGTGCCCCGAGGCGGCTCCTCTCATTGGTGCACTGCTGCAGCTGCCAGGGACTTGTGTCCGGGCGGCACTGAGTGAACACTTCCTGGATGCTGTGAGCTCCGCCTACTCCAG ccAATGCTTGCCATTGGAGGAGCAGGCTGTGGTCTCTCTGTGGTCTCACCACCTGTCCAGCCTGGAGGAGGCCGTGCTCAGTCTGCTGGAGTGCGCTCTCACCACCTCGGGGTCAAATCCTCAGAAGCAACTGGAACAGTCACTGCTT cccaAAGCCTGTGCTCAGCACTGCTCTCTGTTCCTGGTTGTGAACGACATCTTCAG GTCCCTCCTTAAGCAGGCCGAAGGGAAAGAGTCCGTGAAGTATTTCATCCAGGCCTTCACCGGCTGCTTCCTCCGGGAACGAGCACTGCAGCAGCAG ACGAGGGTATCTTTGAAGGCCATGTTCCCACAGTCGCCTTCCAGTCTGCTGCTTCCTCTCTTGACCCGCCCGTCAG AGGTGCCTCAGGAGGCCCGGAGACGTCACCTGAACTGGCTCAGCGGCTCGTTACAGAGACTggccgaggaggaagaggaggaagaggagggagacggagacaaCGGCACCAGCTTAGC GGGGTACCACCGAGTGTTCGAGGCCTGGTTCCTGCTGGTCCAGTGCGCCCACTGGGTGCAAGTGGCCGTCCAGCTGCTGGTGACATCGGAACCCGAGGCCCGCGGCCCCCTGTGGTGGCTGCTCCTCTTCTACCACCACCCCACCAACAGGGGGCATGACCGAGCGCGACAGCTG GTCCAGGGGAGAGAGGCATGGGAGCACCTCCACGCCCTGCTCCTGACCTCGGCTGTGGACCGCCTGCAGCCGTTGGTCACTCTGCTGGCACCACGAGGTCAGCGGCCGTCTCCATCGCTGATCCTCCACCTGTTGGTCAACTGGGCTGTCTTTCTCCAGCAGACCCCGAGTGCAGCGACAGAAGTCATCCAGGCG
- the fancc gene encoding Fanconi anemia group C protein isoform X2 codes for MSQLQPPIQIPLAAGPLLDVQEMRFWLDKAVAWGQADRPGTRKDTALHLSRLRDFLQQLLTFINSVSSTAETMKRLPLLGQFLGRLCWNPYVTADAPGRRLLFQSLWGLYSECPGSAVETKANQWIRVLCQLATEEDDAPAQALMKQIGVPPQEYHLEVLRKTVALLQENIGKRCSSLGDINQRCSCDSILATSEACVPLVTCPEAAPLIGALLQLPGTCVRAALSEHFLDAVSSAYSSQCLPLEEQAVVSLWSHHLSSLEEAVLSLLECALTTSGSNPQKQLEQSLLPKACAQHCSLFLVVNDIFRSLLKQAEGKESVKYFIQAFTGCFLRERALQQQTRVSLKAMFPQSPSSLLLPLLTRPSEVPQEARRRHLNWLSGSLQRLAEEEEEEEEGDGDNGTSLAGYHRVFEAWFLLVQCAHWVQVAVQLLVTSEPEARGPLWWLLLFYHHPTNRGHDRARQLVQGREAWEHLHALLLTSAVDRLQPLVTLLAPRGQRPSPSLILHLLVNWAVFLQQTPSAATEVIQAVLEQCSLVEEAQCVLSSLEFRLKEENCLSSDTKRVHLRIHALQNTLTRMHAASRPAED; via the exons ATGTCTCAGCTGCAGCCACCGATCCAGATCCCACTCGCGGCAGGGCCCCTGCTGGACGTCCAGGAGATGCGGTTCTGGCTGGACAAAGCAGTGGCGTGGGGCCAGGCCGACCGCCCCGGCACTCGGAAAGACACCGCCCTGCACTTGAGCAGACTGAGGGATTTCCTCCAGCAACTCCTCACATTTATCAACAGCGTG AGCTCCACAGCAGAGACCATGAAGAGGCTGCCCCTCCTCGGACAGTTCCTTGGCCGACTCTGCTGGAACCCTTATGTCACCGCCGATG CTCCGGGCAGGAGGCTGTTGTTCCAGAGTCTGTGGGGACTGTACTCGGAGTGTCCAGGCAGTGCTGTGGAAACAAAGGCTAACCAGTGGATACGG GTGCTGTGTCAGCTTGCTACGGAGGAAGACGATGCTCCGGCGCAGGCGTTGATGAAGCAAATTGGCGTTCCACCTCAAGAGTACCATCTCGAGGTTCTGAGAAAG ACGGTGGCACTGCTGCAGGAAAACATCGGGAAGAGATGCAGTTCTTTGGGCGACATTAATCAGAG GTGTTCATGCGACAGCATTCTGGCCACATCAGAAGCCTGCGTCCCCCTGGTCACGTGCCCCGAGGCGGCTCCTCTCATTGGTGCACTGCTGCAGCTGCCAGGGACTTGTGTCCGGGCGGCACTGAGTGAACACTTCCTGGATGCTGTGAGCTCCGCCTACTCCAG ccAATGCTTGCCATTGGAGGAGCAGGCTGTGGTCTCTCTGTGGTCTCACCACCTGTCCAGCCTGGAGGAGGCCGTGCTCAGTCTGCTGGAGTGCGCTCTCACCACCTCGGGGTCAAATCCTCAGAAGCAACTGGAACAGTCACTGCTT cccaAAGCCTGTGCTCAGCACTGCTCTCTGTTCCTGGTTGTGAACGACATCTTCAG GTCCCTCCTTAAGCAGGCCGAAGGGAAAGAGTCCGTGAAGTATTTCATCCAGGCCTTCACCGGCTGCTTCCTCCGGGAACGAGCACTGCAGCAGCAG ACGAGGGTATCTTTGAAGGCCATGTTCCCACAGTCGCCTTCCAGTCTGCTGCTTCCTCTCTTGACCCGCCCGTCAG AGGTGCCTCAGGAGGCCCGGAGACGTCACCTGAACTGGCTCAGCGGCTCGTTACAGAGACTggccgaggaggaagaggaggaagaggagggagacggagacaaCGGCACCAGCTTAGC GGGGTACCACCGAGTGTTCGAGGCCTGGTTCCTGCTGGTCCAGTGCGCCCACTGGGTGCAAGTGGCCGTCCAGCTGCTGGTGACATCGGAACCCGAGGCCCGCGGCCCCCTGTGGTGGCTGCTCCTCTTCTACCACCACCCCACCAACAGGGGGCATGACCGAGCGCGACAGCTG GTCCAGGGGAGAGAGGCATGGGAGCACCTCCACGCCCTGCTCCTGACCTCGGCTGTGGACCGCCTGCAGCCGTTGGTCACTCTGCTGGCACCACGAGGTCAGCGGCCGTCTCCATCGCTGATCCTCCACCTGTTGGTCAACTGGGCTGTCTTTCTCCAGCAGACCCCGAGTGCAGCGACAGAAGTCATCCAGGCG